In a single window of the Microbacterium sp. SL75 genome:
- a CDS encoding ATP-dependent Clp protease ATP-binding subunit, which yields MFERFTDRARRVVVLAQEEAKMLNHNYIGTEHILLGLIHEGEGVAAKALESLGISLDAVREQVQDIIGQGQQQPTGHIPFTPRAKKVLELSLREALQLGHNYIGTEHILLGLIREGEGVAAQVLVKLGADLNKVRQQVIQLLSGYQGKEPAGVASGAGEQTQGAAQGGSAVLDQFGRNLTQAARDNKLDPVIGREKEIERVMQILSRRSKNNPVLIGEPGVGKTAVVEGLAQAIVKGDVPETLKDKQVYSLDLGSLIAGSRYRGDFEERLKKVTKEIRTRGDIIVFIDEIHTLVGAGAAEGAIDAASILKPLLARGELQTIGATTLDEYRKHFEKDAALERRFQPIQVAEPSLPHAINILKGLRDRYEAHHKVQITDGAIVAAANLADRYISDRFLPDKAIDLIDEAGARLRLSILSSPPELREFDEKIAKVREQKEQASEDQDFEKAAALRDEEKSLLAERLRLEKQWRSGDVASHAVVDEGLIAEVLAQATGIPVFKLTEEESSRLMFMEKALHQRVIGQEEAIAALSRTIRRQRAGLKDPKRPSGSFIFAGPTGVGKTELAKALAEFLFDDEGALISLDMSEFGEKHTVSRLFGAPPGFVGFEEGGQLTEKVRRKPFSVVLFDEIEKAHPDIFNSLLQILEEGRLTDGQGRVIDFKNTVIIMTTNLGSSAIAGGPVGFQVEGSAQTSYERMKGKVDEELKRHFKPEFLNRVDDVIVFPQLNKDELRQIVGLFVKRLADRLLDRDMTVELSDDAKDKLIEIGFDPTLGARPLRRAMQREVEDRLSEKILHGELESGDHVKVGVENGQFSFETSPRGEKVAIGVGTAGEIAATPDTLAGS from the coding sequence ATGTTCGAAAGATTCACCGATCGTGCTCGTCGTGTGGTCGTGCTCGCCCAAGAAGAGGCGAAGATGTTGAACCACAACTACATCGGCACGGAGCACATCCTTCTGGGCCTCATCCACGAGGGTGAGGGTGTGGCTGCCAAGGCGCTGGAGTCGCTGGGCATCTCGCTCGATGCCGTCCGCGAGCAGGTGCAGGACATCATCGGCCAGGGTCAGCAGCAGCCGACCGGCCACATCCCCTTCACGCCCCGTGCGAAGAAGGTCCTCGAGCTGTCGTTGCGCGAAGCGCTCCAGCTCGGCCACAACTACATCGGAACCGAGCACATCCTGCTCGGTCTCATCCGCGAGGGTGAGGGCGTCGCCGCCCAGGTCCTCGTCAAGCTCGGTGCCGACCTGAACAAGGTGCGCCAGCAGGTCATCCAGTTGCTCTCGGGCTACCAGGGCAAGGAGCCCGCGGGCGTCGCCTCGGGTGCCGGCGAGCAGACCCAGGGCGCGGCCCAGGGCGGGTCGGCCGTGCTCGACCAGTTCGGACGCAACCTCACGCAGGCTGCACGCGACAACAAGCTCGACCCCGTCATCGGGCGCGAGAAAGAGATCGAGCGCGTGATGCAGATCCTGTCGCGCCGGTCGAAGAACAACCCCGTCCTCATCGGAGAGCCCGGCGTCGGCAAGACCGCCGTCGTCGAGGGACTCGCGCAGGCCATCGTCAAGGGCGATGTCCCCGAGACGCTGAAGGACAAGCAGGTCTACTCGCTCGACCTCGGCTCCCTCATCGCCGGGTCGCGCTACCGCGGCGACTTCGAAGAGCGCCTGAAGAAGGTCACGAAAGAGATCCGCACGCGCGGCGACATCATCGTCTTCATCGACGAGATCCACACCCTCGTGGGCGCGGGCGCCGCAGAGGGCGCGATCGACGCGGCATCCATCCTCAAGCCGCTCCTCGCGCGCGGTGAGCTCCAGACCATCGGTGCCACCACGCTCGACGAGTACCGCAAGCACTTCGAGAAGGACGCCGCTCTCGAGCGCCGCTTCCAGCCGATCCAGGTCGCCGAGCCGAGCCTGCCCCACGCGATCAACATCCTGAAGGGGCTGCGCGACCGCTACGAGGCGCACCACAAGGTGCAGATCACCGACGGCGCCATCGTCGCCGCGGCGAACCTGGCCGACCGCTACATCAGCGACCGGTTCCTCCCCGACAAGGCCATCGACCTGATCGACGAGGCCGGCGCCCGCCTTCGTCTGTCGATCCTGTCGAGCCCGCCGGAGCTGCGCGAGTTCGACGAGAAGATCGCCAAGGTCCGCGAGCAGAAGGAGCAGGCCTCCGAGGACCAGGACTTCGAGAAGGCCGCCGCGCTGCGCGACGAGGAGAAGTCGCTCCTCGCGGAGCGCCTGCGTCTCGAGAAGCAGTGGCGCTCGGGCGACGTCGCCTCCCACGCGGTGGTCGACGAGGGCCTGATCGCCGAGGTCCTCGCGCAGGCGACCGGCATCCCGGTGTTCAAGCTCACCGAAGAAGAGTCCAGCCGCCTCATGTTCATGGAGAAGGCGCTGCACCAGCGCGTCATCGGCCAGGAAGAGGCGATCGCGGCCCTCTCGCGCACGATCCGTCGTCAGCGTGCGGGTCTCAAGGACCCGAAGCGCCCCTCGGGCTCGTTCATCTTCGCCGGCCCCACCGGTGTCGGAAAGACCGAGCTCGCCAAGGCACTCGCCGAGTTCCTGTTCGACGACGAGGGCGCGTTGATTTCCCTCGACATGTCGGAGTTCGGCGAGAAGCACACGGTCTCGCGTCTGTTCGGTGCCCCTCCCGGGTTCGTCGGCTTCGAAGAGGGCGGCCAGCTCACCGAGAAGGTGCGTCGCAAGCCCTTCTCGGTCGTGCTCTTCGACGAGATCGAGAAGGCCCACCCGGACATCTTCAACTCGCTCCTGCAGATCCTCGAAGAGGGTCGTCTGACCGATGGTCAGGGTCGCGTCATCGACTTCAAGAACACCGTGATCATCATGACGACGAACCTCGGTTCGTCGGCGATCGCCGGTGGCCCGGTCGGCTTCCAGGTCGAGGGCAGCGCGCAGACCTCGTACGAGCGGATGAAGGGCAAGGTCGACGAGGAGCTCAAGCGTCACTTCAAGCCCGAGTTCCTCAACCGTGTCGACGATGTCATCGTCTTCCCGCAGCTGAACAAGGACGAGCTCCGCCAGATCGTCGGCCTGTTCGTGAAGCGCCTCGCCGACCGGCTGCTCGATCGCGACATGACCGTCGAGCTGTCGGACGACGCGAAGGACAAGCTCATCGAGATCGGTTTCGACCCGACCCTCGGAGCTCGCCCCCTGCGCCGCGCCATGCAGCGCGAGGTCGAGGACCGGCTCAGTGAGAAGATCCTGCACGGCGAGCTCGAGTCGGGCGACCACGTGAAGGTCGGCGTCGAGAACGGTCAGTTCTCGTTCGAGACCAGCCCGCGCGGCGAGAAGGTCGCGATCGGCGTCGGAACGGCGGGAGAGATCGCCGCCACCCCCGACACCCTCGCGGGCAGCTGA
- a CDS encoding helix-turn-helix domain-containing protein, whose translation MTPAATDDGPTGIHCRLDELLEARGMTLTRLSELVGVSVVNLSVLKNDRARAIRYSTLSAICRVLECEVGDLLVVER comes from the coding sequence ATGACCCCGGCCGCCACGGACGACGGGCCCACCGGCATCCACTGTCGCCTCGATGAACTCCTCGAGGCGCGGGGCATGACGTTGACGCGACTCAGCGAGCTCGTCGGGGTGTCGGTGGTCAACCTGTCGGTGCTGAAGAACGACCGTGCCCGCGCGATCCGTTACTCGACGCTGTCCGCGATCTGCCGCGTGCTGGAGTGCGAGGTCGGCGACCTCCTCGTCGTGGAGCGCTGA
- a CDS encoding DUF4192 family protein, with amino-acid sequence MTPAVVPVTSSASFLALVPRLLECTPRQSLVLVPFAESRSLGAMRVDLPPTDRSVSDESIASTVIGMACKVARTDAVAIVVYADGALADLADLPHRALVDAAIARADICGLRVIDALVVGADGWKSYLSPSSAVPHPLSELTAPPLGEPEFPCDDDQFAAAGLPQVDPAVSRSMLAVLRKIERVLGGAHERRALPLLKRAATADPAAAFIADPPVLLEDALACAPSDLDAAQLAAVAFCLARPSLRDVALMQWAADLATGDAVLHAQTAFHRGKPFPDDLARPMWGEGAHPDPDRLRRALELCRFVAAALPQERRTGALSACAWLAWARGRGSHAATYAETALEIDADHGLSAIMLDIIDAGRLPEWVFERPTSPAGTGSSPGFPTR; translated from the coding sequence ATGACACCCGCCGTCGTCCCCGTCACTTCGTCCGCCTCGTTCCTCGCCCTCGTCCCACGCCTGCTCGAATGCACCCCGCGCCAGAGCCTCGTCCTCGTGCCGTTCGCCGAGTCCCGCTCGCTCGGCGCGATGCGCGTCGATCTCCCCCCGACCGACCGGTCCGTCTCGGATGAGAGCATCGCCTCGACGGTCATCGGCATGGCGTGCAAGGTCGCGCGAACCGATGCCGTGGCGATCGTCGTCTACGCCGACGGCGCGCTCGCCGACCTCGCGGACCTGCCGCACCGCGCGCTCGTCGATGCAGCCATCGCCCGGGCCGACATCTGCGGGCTCCGTGTCATCGACGCCCTCGTCGTCGGCGCGGACGGCTGGAAGAGCTACCTGTCGCCCTCGTCAGCGGTGCCACACCCGCTGAGCGAGCTCACCGCGCCGCCGCTGGGCGAACCCGAGTTTCCGTGCGACGACGACCAGTTCGCCGCGGCGGGTCTCCCGCAGGTCGATCCCGCCGTCTCCCGCAGCATGCTCGCCGTGCTGCGGAAGATCGAGCGCGTACTCGGCGGCGCGCACGAGCGGCGAGCGCTCCCCCTGTTGAAACGTGCCGCCACAGCCGACCCGGCCGCAGCGTTCATCGCGGATCCACCTGTGCTTCTCGAGGACGCTCTGGCCTGCGCACCCTCCGACCTCGACGCCGCACAGCTCGCCGCGGTCGCCTTCTGCCTCGCCCGCCCTTCGCTGCGCGACGTGGCGCTCATGCAGTGGGCGGCCGACCTCGCCACGGGTGACGCCGTTCTCCACGCGCAAACGGCGTTCCACCGCGGGAAGCCGTTCCCCGACGACCTCGCTCGGCCGATGTGGGGAGAGGGAGCTCACCCCGACCCCGATCGTCTTCGCCGCGCCCTCGAGCTCTGCCGGTTCGTGGCCGCAGCCCTCCCCCAGGAGCGTCGCACGGGTGCCCTGTCGGCGTGTGCCTGGCTCGCATGGGCGCGGGGAAGAGGCTCCCACGCCGCCACCTACGCCGAGACGGCACTCGAGATCGACGCGGACCACGGTCTGAGCGCGATCATGCTCGACATCATCGACGCCGGGCGCCTCCCGGAGTGGGTCTTCGAGCGCCCTACTTCACCAGCGGGAACAGGATCGTCTCCCGGATTCCCAACCCGGTGA
- the cls gene encoding cardiolipin synthase yields MLNATFDASWLVITLFVVDLVVRIAAIIIVPRNRRPTAAMAWLLAIYFIPFVGVFLFLLIGNPRLPRKRRRKQAAINEYIHDTSASLEFGTLRPNAPQWFRALVQLNRNLGAMPIAGDNAATLIADYQQSLDAMAEAIRQAQRYVHVEFYILQTDDSTDNFFRALEEAAQRGVVVRVLLDHWANRGKPFYRQTLRRLDAMGAHWHLMLPVQPLRGRYQRPDLRNHRKLLVIDGDVAYMGSQNVTDSSYNLRKNIRRGLHWVDLMVRVEGPVVASINAVFLSDWYSETDETLRDEIDLFSVTSGPGDLDCQVVPSGPGFDFQNNLKLFLGLLFAAKERIIIVSPYFVPDEALLLAITTACQRGVHVELFVSEEGDQAMVYHAQRSYYEALLHAGVTIWMYRKPYILHSKSVTIDDEVAVIGSSNMDMRSFGLNLEVSLLVRGEEFVRDMRDVEDAYRTLSRQLTIEEWRRQPLRSTILDNLARLTSALQ; encoded by the coding sequence GTGCTCAACGCCACGTTCGACGCGAGCTGGCTCGTCATCACGCTCTTCGTCGTCGACCTGGTGGTGCGCATCGCCGCGATCATCATCGTTCCGCGCAACCGGCGGCCCACCGCCGCGATGGCCTGGCTGCTCGCGATCTACTTCATCCCCTTCGTGGGGGTCTTCCTCTTCCTGCTCATCGGCAACCCGCGGCTGCCGCGAAAGCGCCGTCGCAAGCAGGCGGCGATCAATGAGTACATCCACGACACGAGCGCTTCGCTCGAGTTCGGCACCCTCCGCCCCAACGCCCCCCAGTGGTTCCGCGCGCTCGTTCAGCTCAACCGCAATCTGGGGGCCATGCCGATCGCAGGAGACAACGCCGCCACCCTGATCGCCGACTACCAGCAGAGCCTGGATGCCATGGCCGAGGCCATCCGGCAGGCGCAGCGTTACGTGCACGTCGAGTTCTACATCCTGCAGACCGACGACTCGACCGACAACTTCTTCCGCGCCCTCGAAGAGGCCGCGCAGCGCGGCGTCGTCGTGCGCGTCCTGCTGGATCACTGGGCGAACCGCGGCAAGCCGTTCTACCGGCAGACGCTTCGACGCCTCGATGCGATGGGCGCTCACTGGCACCTCATGCTGCCCGTCCAACCGCTGCGCGGCCGATATCAGCGTCCCGACCTGCGTAATCACCGCAAACTCCTCGTGATCGACGGCGATGTCGCCTACATGGGTTCGCAGAACGTCACCGACTCGTCGTACAACCTGCGAAAGAACATCCGCCGCGGTCTGCACTGGGTGGACCTGATGGTCCGCGTCGAGGGCCCCGTCGTCGCGAGCATCAACGCGGTGTTCCTCTCCGACTGGTACAGCGAGACCGACGAGACCCTCCGCGACGAGATCGATCTGTTCAGCGTGACGTCGGGCCCGGGCGATCTCGACTGTCAGGTCGTGCCCTCGGGCCCCGGATTCGATTTCCAGAACAACCTCAAGCTGTTCCTCGGCCTGCTGTTCGCCGCGAAAGAACGCATCATCATCGTCAGCCCCTACTTCGTCCCCGACGAAGCGCTGCTGCTCGCGATCACGACCGCGTGCCAGCGCGGCGTGCACGTCGAGCTCTTCGTCTCGGAAGAGGGCGATCAGGCGATGGTCTACCACGCCCAGCGCAGCTACTACGAGGCTCTGCTGCACGCGGGCGTCACGATCTGGATGTACCGCAAGCCCTACATCCTGCACAGCAAGAGCGTCACGATCGACGACGAGGTCGCCGTCATCGGTTCCAGCAACATGGACATGCGATCGTTCGGTCTGAATCTCGAGGTGTCGCTGCTCGTGCGCGGCGAGGAATTCGTCCGCGACATGCGCGACGTCGAGGACGCCTACCGCACCCTCAGCCGGCAGCTGACGATCGAGGAGTGGCGCCGCCAGCCGTTGCGCTCGACGATCCTCGACAACCTGGCCCGCCTCACCTCTGCCCTGCAGTGA
- a CDS encoding amino-acid N-acetyltransferase, translating into MTSSAPFVVRPAGTADVRRIHELLEPFVQKRILLGKDLVVLYGSVQQFVVAEADGVVIGCGALHVMWEDLAEIRTLIVHDDWLHHGVGRAIVETLEDRARELGVSRLFCLTFEVDFFTRRGFAEIGEQVVDPDVYSQLVRSPDEGVAEFLDLAHVKPNTLGNTRMLKQL; encoded by the coding sequence ATGACCTCATCCGCGCCGTTCGTCGTCCGCCCCGCCGGAACCGCCGACGTCCGACGCATCCACGAGCTCCTCGAGCCGTTCGTGCAGAAGCGCATCCTGCTGGGCAAAGACCTGGTCGTGCTCTACGGCTCCGTGCAGCAGTTCGTCGTCGCAGAGGCGGACGGCGTGGTCATCGGGTGCGGCGCTCTGCACGTGATGTGGGAGGACCTCGCCGAGATCCGCACGCTCATCGTCCACGACGACTGGCTGCACCATGGCGTGGGTCGCGCCATCGTCGAGACTCTCGAGGACCGCGCGCGCGAGCTCGGCGTCTCGCGACTGTTCTGCCTCACATTCGAGGTCGACTTCTTCACCCGTCGCGGTTTCGCCGAGATCGGCGAGCAGGTCGTGGACCCCGACGTGTACTCGCAGCTGGTGCGCAGCCCCGACGAGGGTGTCGCGGAGTTCCTCGACCTCGCGCACGTGAAGCCGAACACTCTGGGCAACACCCGGATGCTGAAGCAGCTGTGA
- a CDS encoding amino acid permease, translating to MSTSSNSRKKVAGATYTATDASYFEKRTLKRSAGVWGLWGLAVAAVISGDFSGWNFGIGFAGFGGMLIAFVILVVMYYGLTFSIGEMAAAMPHTGGAYSFARSAMGPWGGLATGLAETIEYVATTAVVVYFSGQYADSALELLTGVSLPSFVWWIILYALFIALNAAGANISFGFAIVVSIISIGIIVVFGAMSLLTGAFDWSSLWNIAPTDGNTEFLPFGVGSILLALPFAMWFFLGIEELPLAAEESHDPARDIPRAGLWARGTLIVTGLIVLFLNTGVLGADATGSSLEPLLDGFRAMVGDQAAALLSLLALVGLLASLMGIMFAYGRNMYSLSRAGYYPRWLSLTGARKTPWVALVFGAVLGFVALVVVQAAGGDTSPAGAIVLNIAVWGAVLAYFLQMVSFIILRRKFPNAVRPYRSPWGLFGAYSAAIIAAVVFFGLLLNSAYLLAIVAIIVVYAVIFVAFAVYGRHRLVLSPEEEYALSGGLHGDPQAEGYDAMQNEVFGKKPGA from the coding sequence GGCTGGAACTTCGGTATCGGGTTCGCCGGTTTCGGCGGCATGCTCATCGCGTTCGTCATTCTCGTGGTGATGTACTACGGCCTGACGTTCTCGATCGGCGAGATGGCCGCCGCCATGCCGCACACCGGCGGCGCCTACTCGTTCGCCCGGTCGGCGATGGGGCCGTGGGGCGGCCTGGCGACGGGGCTCGCCGAGACGATCGAGTACGTCGCCACGACCGCCGTCGTCGTCTACTTCTCGGGGCAGTACGCCGACTCGGCGCTCGAGCTGCTGACGGGCGTGAGCCTTCCCTCGTTCGTCTGGTGGATCATCCTGTACGCGCTGTTCATCGCCCTCAACGCCGCCGGCGCGAACATCTCGTTCGGTTTCGCGATCGTCGTGTCGATCATCTCGATCGGCATCATTGTGGTCTTCGGCGCGATGTCGCTTCTGACGGGCGCGTTCGACTGGAGCTCGCTCTGGAACATCGCCCCCACCGACGGCAACACCGAGTTCCTGCCCTTCGGCGTCGGGTCGATCCTGTTGGCACTCCCCTTCGCGATGTGGTTCTTCCTGGGCATCGAGGAGCTCCCCCTCGCCGCCGAGGAATCGCACGATCCCGCTCGCGACATCCCCCGCGCCGGCCTCTGGGCCCGCGGCACGCTCATCGTCACCGGCCTCATCGTGCTGTTCCTGAATACCGGTGTGCTCGGCGCCGACGCCACCGGCAGCTCGCTCGAACCCCTGCTCGACGGTTTCCGCGCGATGGTCGGAGACCAGGCCGCGGCCCTTCTCTCGCTGCTCGCTCTCGTCGGACTCCTGGCATCCCTGATGGGCATCATGTTCGCCTACGGGCGCAACATGTACTCGCTCTCGCGCGCCGGGTACTACCCGCGCTGGTTGTCGCTCACGGGCGCACGCAAGACACCCTGGGTCGCGCTGGTGTTCGGCGCCGTTCTCGGCTTCGTCGCACTCGTCGTCGTACAGGCGGCCGGCGGCGACACCAGCCCGGCGGGCGCGATCGTGCTGAACATCGCCGTGTGGGGCGCGGTGCTGGCGTACTTCCTGCAGATGGTGTCGTTCATCATCCTTCGACGGAAGTTCCCGAACGCGGTGCGGCCCTACAGAAGCCCCTGGGGTCTGTTCGGCGCCTACTCGGCGGCGATCATCGCCGCGGTCGTCTTCTTCGGCCTGCTGCTGAACTCCGCGTATCTGCTCGCGATCGTGGCGATCATCGTGGTCTACGCCGTGATCTTCGTCGCCTTCGCGGTCTACGGTCGCCACCGCCTCGTCCTCTCCCCCGAGGAGGAGTACGCCCTGTCCGGCGGCCTGCACGGCGACCCTCAGGCGGAGGGCTACGACGCCATGCAGAACGAGGTGTTCGGCAAGAAGCCCGGCGCCTGA